A region of Nostoc sp. HK-01 DNA encodes the following proteins:
- a CDS encoding transposase, with amino-acid sequence MKTKAQYKVKNWNAYDAALKLRGSITFWVNEEIIEQWRNQQKTGKKGASNYYSDVAIATMGTIQSVFHLPGRQAEGFLESLFTLMGIELEVPDHSTLSRRLSKLLVKLPVVPKDEAVHVVVDSTGVKVYGEGEWKVRTHGVGKRRTWRKLHLGVDEGSGEILGAVVTTNDMADCEVLPDILEQIDQPIEQVSGDGGYDTKGCYDTISQHGARAIIPPRSNAKIQLPSNTQAPPYPRDENLRRIHQVGRKQWKLESRYHRRSLSETAIFRLKIIFGGKLRRRFFDNQAVELFLQCAALNRMIQLGKPDSYKVEG; translated from the coding sequence ATGAAGACGAAAGCTCAGTACAAAGTTAAGAATTGGAACGCTTACGATGCAGCATTAAAGCTTCGAGGCAGTATAACTTTCTGGGTAAACGAAGAGATAATAGAGCAGTGGCGCAACCAGCAGAAAACTGGGAAAAAAGGAGCATCGAATTATTATAGTGACGTGGCGATCGCCACTATGGGAACAATTCAATCGGTGTTTCATTTACCAGGGCGACAAGCAGAGGGGTTTTTAGAATCGCTGTTCACGCTCATGGGAATTGAGCTAGAAGTACCAGACCATTCAACGCTATCTCGTCGTTTAAGCAAGTTGTTGGTGAAACTACCTGTAGTGCCAAAAGATGAGGCTGTCCATGTAGTAGTGGATTCAACTGGTGTGAAAGTGTACGGTGAAGGTGAATGGAAAGTCCGCACACATGGAGTAGGTAAAAGACGGACGTGGCGGAAGTTGCATTTAGGAGTTGATGAGGGCAGTGGCGAAATCCTGGGTGCAGTGGTGACGACTAATGATATGGCTGATTGCGAGGTACTGCCTGACATATTGGAGCAGATTGATCAACCGATAGAGCAAGTATCCGGTGATGGTGGCTATGACACAAAAGGTTGTTATGACACCATTTCACAACATGGGGCGAGGGCGATAATTCCACCACGCAGTAACGCCAAAATTCAACTTCCCTCAAACACTCAAGCACCGCCGTATCCTAGGGATGAGAATCTGCGTCGAATACATCAAGTTGGACGCAAGCAATGGAAACTTGAAAGCAGGTATCATCGCCGCTCTTTGTCTGAGACTGCTATATTTCGGCTCAAGATCATCTTTGGTGGCAAGTTAAGACGACGCTTTTTTGACAATCAAGCTGTCGAGTTATTTTTACAATGTGCTGCCCTGAATCGCATGATCCAGTTAGGTAAGCCTGACTCTTATAAAGTCGAAGGCTAA
- a CDS encoding peptidase C14 caspase catalytic subunit p20: MIKRRHFIQFASSTFTALGLSQIDVIQKGNRYAQVLSQSTPRKLALLVGINNYLNNERGDNLRGCITDVDLQEKLLTHRFGFEPNNILRLTTDPADKQPTRKNILEAFEEHLIKQAKPGDVVVFHFSGHGSRLRDPDPIQQCRDDDYNSTLVPSDDGTNGVTQDIMGRTLFLLISALKTENVTVVLDSCFSGGGTRGNFIVRAASNDNLQPSPEEIAYQERWIKQLNIPLEKLVSLRCASKRKGIVFAAAQSEQIAADATFNGFSAGAFTYLMTQYLWQQTGSGGNMISQINPSIKSLSRQEPFIDGDENKPVYFINKKLFPADAVVIKTEGKKATLWLGGIDKESLEAFTPGATFTVINNQGQTSATVKLISPRRGLIAEAELVDNRGINSLRPGMLLQESTRIIPADLKLSIGLDPSLAGYTNAAKEFIEAINRIAAITAQNQKPPYPNGVQYIFSRMTDSYRRKLQQQVTENLPAVNSLGLFTAGQELVLQSFGDAGEPVKDAVQRLEPKLKSLLAACILKKTLNTNSSALDVEVCLNLVEQPSKIIAKTATSRSRKNRQVSQKIYLHKLPLQQLFQFQVTNNELTSIYISILLFDSSGDLLVIFPYKWSAPEESMQLAPKQTLVVGNPQELKLQAIEKGSGEALIIISRKPLKNAVKTMRALAAEQKRDAGVVELRGSSTSPDEVIGDLLNDLRDARGGGIVATPVSNSDTATLSITFEVV; this comes from the coding sequence ATGATAAAACGCCGCCATTTTATACAATTTGCTTCTTCAACCTTTACCGCTTTAGGTTTAAGTCAAATCGATGTTATACAAAAGGGAAACCGCTACGCTCAAGTTTTATCACAAAGTACCCCTCGCAAATTAGCACTCTTAGTGGGAATTAATAATTATCTAAATAATGAGAGAGGTGATAACTTGAGAGGATGTATCACTGATGTAGATTTACAGGAAAAACTTTTAACCCATCGCTTTGGTTTTGAACCCAACAATATCCTGAGATTAACAACTGACCCAGCCGACAAACAACCCACCCGCAAAAATATTCTAGAAGCATTTGAAGAACATCTAATTAAGCAAGCTAAACCGGGAGATGTAGTAGTTTTCCATTTTTCTGGTCATGGTTCTCGACTACGAGACCCTGACCCTATTCAGCAATGCAGAGATGATGACTATAACAGCACCCTAGTACCATCTGATGATGGTACCAATGGTGTCACACAGGACATTATGGGACGTACCCTATTTTTGTTAATATCTGCTTTAAAAACCGAAAATGTCACCGTAGTTTTAGACAGTTGCTTCTCAGGCGGTGGTACGCGAGGTAACTTTATTGTGCGTGCTGCATCTAATGATAATTTGCAGCCATCTCCAGAAGAAATTGCTTATCAAGAACGTTGGATCAAACAGTTGAACATTCCCTTAGAAAAACTTGTCAGTCTTCGCTGTGCTAGTAAGCGAAAAGGAATAGTTTTTGCTGCGGCTCAAAGTGAACAAATAGCAGCAGATGCCACCTTTAATGGCTTTTCAGCTGGTGCATTTACTTACTTGATGACGCAGTATCTTTGGCAACAAACTGGTAGTGGTGGGAATATGATTTCTCAAATTAATCCAAGCATAAAATCACTTTCACGGCAAGAGCCTTTTATAGATGGTGATGAAAATAAGCCAGTCTATTTTATTAATAAAAAACTCTTCCCTGCTGATGCGGTTGTTATTAAAACTGAAGGTAAAAAAGCAACATTATGGTTGGGAGGAATAGACAAAGAAAGTTTAGAAGCATTTACACCAGGAGCTACTTTTACAGTCATCAACAATCAAGGACAAACCTCAGCAACCGTAAAGTTGATATCCCCTCGTCGTGGCTTAATAGCAGAAGCAGAACTGGTAGACAACAGAGGGATAAATTCTCTGCGTCCAGGAATGCTGTTACAAGAATCCACTCGTATAATTCCGGCTGACTTAAAGTTAAGTATTGGTTTAGATCCTTCTCTAGCTGGTTATACAAATGCAGCAAAAGAATTTATAGAAGCTATTAATCGTATTGCAGCTATAACAGCGCAGAATCAAAAACCACCATATCCAAATGGTGTGCAATACATCTTCAGCCGCATGACAGATAGCTATCGAAGAAAATTACAGCAACAAGTTACAGAAAACTTGCCTGCGGTTAATAGTCTTGGTTTGTTTACCGCAGGACAGGAATTAGTATTACAATCTTTTGGTGACGCAGGAGAACCAGTAAAAGATGCTGTCCAACGTTTAGAACCTAAACTAAAGTCTTTGCTTGCAGCTTGTATTCTCAAAAAAACTTTGAATACCAATTCGTCAGCACTAGATGTGGAAGTTTGCCTGAATTTAGTAGAGCAACCTAGCAAAATTATAGCTAAAACTGCCACATCACGGAGTCGAAAGAATCGTCAAGTATCACAAAAAATTTATCTACATAAATTACCTCTGCAACAACTGTTTCAATTTCAAGTAACCAATAATGAATTGACTTCTATATATATTTCTATCTTGCTATTTGATTCCAGTGGAGATTTATTGGTAATATTTCCCTACAAATGGTCAGCGCCTGAGGAGTCAATGCAATTAGCGCCAAAGCAAACACTAGTAGTTGGTAATCCACAAGAGCTAAAGTTACAGGCGATCGAGAAAGGTAGTGGCGAAGCATTAATTATTATCAGTCGCAAACCACTAAAAAATGCTGTCAAAACAATGAGAGCTTTAGCAGCAGAACAAAAGCGTGATGCTGGAGTAGTAGAGTTAAGAGGTTCGTCCACAAGTCCAGATGAAGTGATTGGTGATTTGCTTAATGATTTGAGAGATGCGCGTGGTGGTGGTATTGTAGCCACACCAGTGAGTAATTCTGATACGGCTACTTTGTCGATCACTTTCGAGGTCGTTTGA
- a CDS encoding TPR repeat-containing protein, producing MRLRRFGLITIATVITTLCVSQISFPTLIPVKPVLAQTAVSRKAEADGLYEQGNQKTKIGQYKAAQPFFQQALVIYREISDRQGEALTLNYLAIVERAQGKYQQALNYYNQALNIFRQLGDRTNEGTALNNIGKVYEGLAQYPQALEFYQQALAIRKQVGDRSGEAYTLTELGFLNISLGQYPQALDFLQQSLKIFREIGAQREEALTLNSIGFYYRTIDEYPKAVEYYQQAFTIFKKLGVRSGEGTSLNNIGDFRRYQGEYSQAQELFEQALAIFKEIGNRLGEGVGLSNIGRVYYHQGQYNQSLKSFTEALAIFKEIGDKVGEARTLKYIGNVLYKTSKLAEAEKTLENGMEVLESLRPGLSDANKIAIFETQTETYQLLQKVLTAQNKNNDALEISERSRARAFVELLQARLLNKSQSEDSIPKITIKQIRQLAKIQNSTLIQYSIINEEFKVANKLQSKESELYIWVVKPTGEVIFRQTDLKPLWRKQNISFKNLVSKTRESLGLDDKSRSIIDVKIVNHIDEKLQKENLQTLHQLLIQPIVDLLPSDPNQRVIFVPQGDLFLLPFPALQDKNGKFLIEKHTILTSPSIQVLELTHQQKNQAKPTSINDVVIVGNPTMPNFVTKIGDQPQKLASLPGAKREAEAIASIFNTKALTGDTATETAIKAKLPQARIIHLATHGLFDDFQGLQSSIALAPSKQDDGLLTAEEILNLKLNADLVVLSACNTGRGRITGDGVIGFSRSLFIAGTSSAIVSLWSVPDSPTTELMTEFYTNLNQKKLNKAQALRQAMLKIKEQYPNKPLNWAAFTLIGEAE from the coding sequence ATGCGCTTGAGAAGATTTGGTTTAATTACGATCGCCACCGTTATTACAACCTTGTGTGTGTCACAAATTAGTTTCCCCACCCTCATTCCAGTAAAACCTGTGCTGGCACAAACTGCTGTGAGTCGCAAAGCAGAAGCAGATGGGCTCTACGAGCAAGGTAATCAAAAAACAAAAATTGGACAGTATAAAGCAGCGCAGCCTTTTTTTCAACAAGCATTGGTCATCTATCGAGAAATTAGTGATCGCCAAGGAGAAGCTTTAACCCTGAACTATCTTGCTATAGTTGAACGCGCACAAGGTAAATATCAACAAGCACTCAATTATTACAACCAAGCTTTAAACATTTTTCGACAACTAGGCGATCGCACCAATGAAGGAACAGCTCTGAATAATATCGGTAAAGTTTACGAAGGTTTGGCACAATATCCCCAAGCACTGGAATTTTATCAACAAGCTTTAGCTATTCGTAAGCAAGTAGGCGATCGCTCCGGTGAGGCTTATACTCTTACCGAGCTAGGATTTCTCAACATTAGTTTAGGTCAGTATCCTCAAGCGCTAGATTTTTTGCAGCAATCTTTAAAGATTTTTAGGGAAATCGGCGCACAAAGAGAAGAAGCATTAACCCTTAATTCTATAGGTTTTTATTATCGAACAATAGATGAATATCCCAAAGCCGTTGAATATTACCAACAAGCATTCACTATTTTTAAGAAACTAGGAGTCCGTAGCGGTGAAGGAACTTCCCTCAACAATATAGGAGATTTTCGGCGTTACCAAGGCGAATATTCCCAGGCACAAGAGTTATTTGAACAAGCTTTAGCCATTTTTAAAGAAATTGGCAATCGTCTAGGTGAAGGCGTAGGTCTCAGCAATATTGGTAGAGTTTATTATCATCAAGGTCAGTATAATCAATCGCTCAAATCTTTTACAGAAGCGTTAGCGATTTTTAAAGAAATTGGTGACAAAGTAGGAGAAGCGCGTACTCTTAAATACATAGGTAATGTGTTATATAAAACTAGCAAGTTAGCAGAAGCCGAAAAAACTCTTGAGAATGGGATGGAAGTTTTAGAATCGCTACGACCAGGATTAAGTGACGCTAATAAAATTGCAATTTTTGAAACCCAAACTGAAACTTATCAATTGCTCCAAAAAGTTTTAACTGCCCAAAATAAAAATAATGATGCACTAGAAATATCTGAACGCAGCCGTGCTAGGGCATTTGTAGAATTACTCCAAGCTCGATTATTAAATAAATCCCAATCTGAAGACTCTATTCCCAAAATAACAATTAAGCAAATAAGACAACTTGCTAAAATCCAAAACTCTACATTGATTCAATATTCAATCATCAACGAAGAGTTTAAAGTGGCAAATAAACTACAATCTAAAGAATCAGAACTCTATATCTGGGTAGTCAAACCTACAGGTGAAGTCATATTTCGACAAACAGACCTCAAACCTTTATGGCGAAAACAAAACATTTCTTTCAAAAACCTAGTTAGTAAGACTCGTGAATCGCTGGGACTTGATGATAAAAGCCGTAGTATTATCGACGTAAAAATTGTCAATCATATTGATGAGAAATTACAAAAGGAAAACTTACAAACACTTCATCAACTTTTAATTCAACCAATAGTTGACCTTCTCCCCTCTGACCCCAATCAACGAGTGATTTTTGTCCCTCAAGGCGATTTATTTTTACTTCCCTTCCCAGCGTTACAAGACAAAAACGGTAAATTTCTTATAGAAAAACATACTATTTTGACTTCTCCATCAATTCAGGTATTAGAATTAACCCACCAGCAAAAAAATCAAGCCAAGCCAACCTCTATCAATGATGTTGTCATAGTAGGTAATCCCACTATGCCCAATTTTGTCACCAAAATTGGCGATCAGCCTCAAAAATTAGCATCTCTACCTGGTGCAAAACGGGAAGCAGAAGCGATTGCATCGATCTTCAATACCAAAGCCTTAACAGGTGATACAGCCACAGAAACCGCCATCAAAGCCAAGCTTCCCCAAGCCAGAATCATTCATTTAGCAACACATGGGTTATTTGATGACTTCCAAGGTTTGCAAAGTTCGATTGCACTTGCACCCAGTAAACAAGATGATGGTTTACTTACCGCCGAAGAAATTCTCAACTTAAAACTTAATGCAGATTTAGTTGTCTTGAGTGCTTGCAATACAGGTAGAGGTCGGATTACGGGTGATGGCGTGATTGGGTTTTCGCGATCGCTATTTATCGCCGGAACTTCCAGTGCGATCGTTTCCCTATGGTCTGTTCCTGACTCACCCACCACCGAGTTGATGACTGAATTTTATACTAATCTCAATCAAAAGAAACTCAATAAAGCCCAAGCCTTACGCCAAGCTATGCTCAAAATCAAAGAACAATATCCCAATAAACCCTTAAATTGGGCAGCCTTCACACTTATTGGTGAAGCTGAATAA
- a CDS encoding TPR repeat-containing protein, whose amino-acid sequence MLCNFRYFRFVILTLLLSLSSSFQVALTLVNMKRVWAEVPKQTQSIDEARQLNQQVRFRTSRMIAQSKSRFGQVEAGLKIIDLARQQYEQGKYQESLKSLQQALMIVKEIGEDTEEGQLLKSLTLLAFGSVYQMLGEYSLALDSFQQALHLFQQNNDKKHQASTLVVIGLIYYLKSQYPQALSFYQQALAIQQEMGDKKGQAISFNHIGLIYLDQGYYNQALKHLKKSLTLRNDATTLGNIGRTYYKLGQYPKALEYNQQALNLVRETHNKDEEAYIINNIADVYEKLGQYFKALELYQQALAIANQFNNQEELSIIFNNIAILYNNLGQYAKAIEYYQKALEITQKTEDKSGTGSIFTGLGSVYEDLGQYSKALNFYQKSLSIDKEIGDKAGVGVSLSNIASVYIDLKDYSEAIKALEQSLAIAQEIGDINGEKTRLGKLGQIYEQQNDRLKALDYYLRELAIAKKIGDKPGEGAALQKIGSLFFLPMIITADPTVSESEILNVLQKNYVIGLDTLNKAAAIFHETGDKSAEGEALGVIGVGYYKWKQYANAEQYLWKTIKLFESLRPGLRDEENISLFDKQSITYVALQQSLIAQNKIDVALEVAERGRARALVELLAARINQNSPNQIRINFPQVAEMQQIAKLQNATLVQYTTLDTSIVNKGEQERQRLINIWVVKPTGEIVFQSQPFQTPLEKLVSTSREAIGINTRSIFDVQPTVPHANQTEQLKQLHQLLIKPIAQYLPTNPDDKVIFIPYNELFLVPFAALQDEQGKYLIEKHTILTAPAIQVLQLTHEQRQKVSGTGALVVGNPVMPTLAPNIGEKPQKLKPLKNAEQEAIEIARILNTKPLTGKQATKATVKELMTKAKIIHLATHGLLNDFGFGIPGAIALAPNSTVKLGQQDSNGFLTAGEIFDMKLNAELVVLSACETGQGNITGDGVIGLSRSLIAAGVPSVVVSLWNIDDKSTKLLMTEFYRQMQQTSDKAQALRQAMLITMKQYPQPKYWAAFTLIGESL is encoded by the coding sequence ATGCTGTGTAATTTTCGTTACTTCAGATTTGTGATTTTAACCCTACTGCTTTCTCTCAGTAGTTCTTTTCAGGTAGCACTTACTCTTGTGAATATGAAAAGAGTATGGGCAGAGGTTCCAAAACAGACACAAAGCATAGATGAGGCTAGACAACTGAATCAACAAGTTCGCTTCAGAACCTCAAGAATGATAGCACAGTCAAAAAGTAGATTTGGGCAAGTGGAAGCTGGTCTTAAAATTATTGACTTAGCTAGGCAGCAATATGAGCAAGGTAAATATCAGGAATCTTTAAAAAGTTTACAACAAGCTTTAATGATTGTAAAAGAAATTGGGGAAGATACAGAAGAAGGACAGTTATTAAAAAGTCTTACTCTACTTGCTTTTGGCAGCGTTTATCAAATGCTAGGCGAATACTCATTAGCATTAGATTCCTTCCAACAAGCTTTACATCTTTTCCAACAGAATAATGATAAAAAGCATCAAGCATCAACCTTAGTTGTTATTGGGTTAATTTACTACCTCAAAAGCCAATATCCTCAAGCACTTTCTTTTTACCAACAAGCTTTGGCTATCCAACAAGAGATGGGTGATAAAAAGGGACAAGCAATTTCGTTTAATCATATTGGACTAATTTACTTAGATCAGGGATATTACAATCAAGCTTTAAAACATCTGAAAAAATCTCTAACTTTGAGGAATGATGCTACTACTCTCGGTAATATTGGCAGAACTTACTATAAATTAGGGCAGTATCCAAAAGCTTTGGAATATAATCAGCAAGCTTTAAACTTAGTTAGAGAGACACATAATAAAGACGAAGAAGCTTATATTATTAATAATATTGCTGATGTTTATGAAAAACTAGGACAGTATTTTAAAGCTTTGGAGTTGTATCAACAAGCCTTAGCTATAGCCAACCAATTTAATAACCAAGAAGAGTTATCAATAATCTTCAATAATATTGCCATATTATATAATAACTTAGGGCAGTACGCCAAAGCTATTGAATACTATCAAAAAGCATTAGAAATAACTCAAAAAACAGAAGATAAATCTGGTACAGGAAGTATTTTCACAGGTTTGGGGAGTGTTTATGAAGATTTGGGACAATATTCTAAAGCCTTAAATTTCTATCAAAAATCACTATCCATTGATAAAGAAATTGGAGACAAGGCAGGTGTAGGAGTTAGTCTCAGTAACATAGCATCAGTTTACATAGATTTAAAAGATTATAGTGAAGCTATAAAAGCTCTTGAGCAATCCCTAGCTATTGCTCAAGAGATTGGTGACATAAACGGAGAAAAGACAAGGTTAGGTAAACTTGGGCAGATTTATGAGCAACAAAACGATAGGCTTAAAGCATTAGATTATTATCTGCGAGAATTGGCGATCGCTAAAAAAATTGGTGATAAACCGGGCGAAGGTGCTGCTCTGCAAAAAATTGGTTCACTTTTTTTTCTGCCTATGATTATTACAGCAGATCCTACAGTATCAGAATCTGAAATATTAAATGTTCTACAAAAGAATTATGTAATCGGGTTAGATACCTTAAACAAAGCTGCGGCAATCTTTCATGAAACAGGCGATAAATCGGCGGAAGGAGAGGCTCTTGGTGTCATAGGAGTAGGTTACTACAAATGGAAGCAGTATGCTAATGCCGAACAATATTTATGGAAAACTATCAAACTTTTTGAATCATTACGGCCAGGGTTAAGAGATGAAGAAAATATTTCTCTCTTTGATAAACAATCAATTACATATGTTGCCTTGCAACAAAGCTTAATTGCTCAAAATAAAATTGATGTAGCTTTAGAAGTTGCTGAAAGGGGTAGGGCTAGAGCATTAGTAGAATTACTAGCTGCAAGAATAAATCAAAATTCACCTAATCAGATAAGAATTAATTTTCCTCAAGTTGCAGAAATGCAACAAATAGCAAAATTGCAAAATGCTACTCTCGTTCAATATACAACTCTTGATACGTCAATTGTCAATAAAGGAGAACAAGAGAGACAAAGATTAATCAATATTTGGGTAGTCAAGCCAACAGGCGAGATAGTTTTTCAATCTCAACCTTTTCAAACACCTTTAGAAAAACTAGTTAGTACTAGCCGTGAAGCAATTGGTATTAATACTCGTTCCATATTTGATGTTCAACCAACTGTTCCCCATGCCAATCAAACAGAACAATTAAAGCAACTTCATCAACTATTAATTAAACCAATTGCACAATATCTGCCAACTAATCCTGATGATAAGGTAATATTCATTCCCTACAATGAATTGTTTTTGGTTCCTTTTGCTGCTTTACAAGATGAGCAAGGGAAGTATCTGATTGAAAAGCATACTATATTAACTGCTCCGGCAATTCAAGTATTACAGTTGACTCATGAACAACGGCAAAAAGTTTCAGGGACGGGGGCGTTAGTAGTTGGTAATCCTGTAATGCCTACTTTAGCGCCAAATATAGGAGAGAAGCCGCAAAAATTAAAACCTCTAAAAAATGCAGAGCAAGAAGCCATTGAAATTGCTCGGATACTCAATACTAAACCTTTAACTGGTAAACAGGCAACTAAAGCTACTGTTAAAGAACTGATGACAAAAGCCAAGATTATTCACTTAGCAACTCACGGATTACTGAATGATTTTGGTTTTGGGATACCAGGAGCAATCGCGCTTGCTCCCAATTCCACAGTAAAGTTAGGACAACAAGATAGTAATGGCTTTTTAACGGCTGGCGAAATTTTCGATATGAAATTAAACGCTGAATTAGTAGTATTGAGTGCTTGTGAAACAGGACAGGGAAACATTACAGGCGATGGAGTCATTGGACTATCTCGTTCTTTGATTGCGGCGGGTGTTCCTAGTGTGGTTGTTTCTCTGTGGAATATAGATGACAAATCAACAAAGCTTTTGATGACGGAGTTTTATCGGCAAATGCAGCAGACATCTGACAAAGCCCAAGCACTACGTCAAGCAATGCTAATTACAATGAAGCAATATCCACAACCTAAATATTGGGCAGCTTTTACCTTGATAGGCGAAAGTTTATAG